The segment GCAAAAATGGACATGGTGAGGATGGACATCCAGTATTTAGCAACGATTGTGACAGAGATAGCAGCGATGGAGCTCACCACCAGATAGTCGATAGATGCCCCGGCCAGACGGTTCATCAGTCCGGTATCAATGACATAACTCCGTTTTTGCCAGTCCATCACTTTTCGGACAAGAAGGGTAATGATAATGGCAAAGATGAAGTGAAAACTCCACACCGTAGCCACGAATCCTTCCAGTCCGCTTCGTTCCATCCAGCCGGTCAGCAGATAGACTGTATAGTAGGTTAAAAGGTATACAAAGCCGATCAAGGCAATTTGAAAAGCCATAGACTCGATAGCTTCCGAAGCCAGGGGGAGTTTTCCTGCACTGGGTTGTTCTCCCGTTTTGTATACACCCATACGGATATCACTGGTAATATCGTCTACAGAGTTGATCAGTTTGGTTTTTTTATGTTTGATACCCCATTGAATCAGCCAGATTCCTCCGAAAAAGGCAAAAAGATAACCAATGGCGGCAAAGGTGAGTCCAACCTGACCGCCGCCCTCAAATCCAAACCGTTCCCAGCTCCGTCCCATGGAGTATGCCAGTCCGGGTCCCATACCAAATCCCATGGGGACAAGCAGACCGATTCCGGGAAAGAGATCGGGCTTGATGGTCAGAATAATGGTAAAAGCGATAAGGAGTCCGATGGTTGCCTGCCCGAGAAAGCAAAACAGTCCTGTGATACTTGTACTCAACGGACCTTTACCCCAGGAGGTTTTTTCTTTCCGGAGTCCCATTGCAATAAAGGTGAGTGCCAGAATATGGTAGACATAAACACCCAGCCGGTCGCTGTTCATGGGAATATAGGAATAGTCTGCAAAGGAAAAATCCTTAAAGATATATCCCAGAATCTGCGGACCGAGAATGAGTCCCAGAAAACCTGCCAAGATATTATTGGGTATCAGATATTTCTGGAAAAAGGGGACATAGCGGCGTAAAGCGGTCCCCATGAGTAGGAATAGACTAAGAAATGAGAAGTCCAGGATAAAATCCTTAAAATTAATTGAAACATCCCATGGATTCATTTTTCCCTCCTGTTCTTAATTGTGTTGGGCAATTTAGAAAAAAGGAGGGGTGTGCGCAAAAGGTTATATGATTTTATCATTAAAGGGAGTGAAAAAGAAGTATCAATCCCAGTCATAAGATTTTAAATTTCACGGCTTGCAGGGGAAAAACTGAGGAGGGTTTCATGAATCACATGAAAGATTTAAATTCACCCTGGCGGATCACGGCATCGGCCATGTACAAGGCACCGGTTGACGGCCGGACCTACGGGACCTATGAAATAGACATAACGGATACATTGGCCTATATTCAGAAACGGAAGGCAGAGGGGGTGCGGATTACGCTGACCCAGATGTTTGCTGCCGCGTTGGGACGGGCTTTAAAGTATGATGTGCCTGATCTGAACTGCTATATCCGACGGGGGAAGGTTATTCCCAGGCCTGATGAAATGGTTTTTATTTCCGTATTCATGAAAGAGACCAAGGAGATGGACGGATTTTTAATTTATCGAGCCGGGGACAAGACCGTAACGGAAATTTCGGAAGAAATGTCGAAAAAGGTGGAAAGGACCCGCACGCAGGGGGGGAATAAAGCCACAGCCAACAAGTATCTGCTTGCCAAAATTCCCTGGCCTTTCCGGAACTGGCTATTCCGAATCATCCGATGGATTACGCGGGATATGGGGATTCCATTGAAATTTTTGAAGATAGAGCCCAACAGTTTCGGTAGTGCCATGATCACCAATATCGGGACCCACGGACTTCAGTTTGGATTTGCGGCTCTTTTTCCCGCATCTAATATTCCCATTGTAATCATCATGGGGAAATATGAGGACAAGCCGGTCGTTCGGGATGGTGAGATTGTGATTCGCAAAATATTACCGGTTGCCGGGACCTTTGATCACCGGATTGTGGACGGGTCTCAGGGAGGGAGACTGGCGTCTGCCATAGCAAAATATTTTGCAGATCCGGAGGGATTGGATAAGCGGTAAAATACCGGGATTTTACAAGATACTGCTTGCGAAAAACCAAAAATCCCATTAAATTTAAAAGCTTTTTGAGATAGCAGATATCGCGGAGTGGAGCAGTTGGTAGCTCGTTGGGCTCATAACCCAAAGGTCGGAGGTTCGAGTCCTCCCTCCGCTACAGAACAATCACGCTAAGCCCCTGATAATCAGGGGCTTTCGTGTATCTGGATCTTTCTTTTCACATCCCTGATTTATACCCGATTTCGATGAAATACGATGGAATACGACCTGTTTCGCTAAAAACTGTCCTACATACGTCCTACTAAAATGTGCCCAAAAGCCAGATATAGACGGACGGATCCGGGATGGAGAAGTCAAAAAGAGGGGTGTTATGGCATATTTTACATGGAAATATCCTCAAAAACAGCAGATTGACTCCAAGCATAAGCTGACATTTAAATAATCTATTAAGTACCTATAATTAAACATTTAGTTCTAAATCATTCCCCACCGCCCGCTGCGGTATAGGGATACCTTTAACCCATAAAAACTGGAGGTCATTATGACACAACTCAGCACCGTTCCGGATGATATGCTCATTCAGGAATACAAAGCCCGGTTCTACATCAGGCCGGGACAACAGATCACCAGCCCGCTTCAGGCACAGTACCACCTGGCGTCTTTCTTTGAAAAGAATGAAAGGGAACGCTTTGTGGTAATGTATCTGTCCGGCTGCAACAAGGTGATTAAAACGGAAGTGATTTCCGAAGGAACCATCAGCAAAGCCCACATCTATGCCCGGGAGCTGTTGAGAAGGACCCTGGATCTGAATGCAGCTGCCATCATTGTCAGTCACAACCATCCCAGCGGCAACCCGGAACCGTCCCGGGAGGACATCGAACTCACCCGCGCACTTAAGGATCTTTTGAAGCTCATGGAAGTGGCCCTTTTGGATCACATCATCATCGCAGGGGATCAGTATATTAGCTTATCAGACCGCGGCTATATCACCTATTAAACCTGGAGGCTCATCATGCGTAAAGACATCAAAACCGTTCTCATGGAGCGGGATTACATGACCCATGAAGAAGCAGAAGACCTTATCACCGAAGCCATGAACGACTTCGCGGAAAGACTGCTTCACGAAGACATCTCATCTGCTTATGATATCTGTATGGATTATTTCGGACTGGAACCGGATTATCTGGAGGATATAATGGATGGGATGAACTGA is part of the Candidatus Neomarinimicrobiota bacterium genome and harbors:
- a CDS encoding 2-oxo acid dehydrogenase subunit E2 → MNHMKDLNSPWRITASAMYKAPVDGRTYGTYEIDITDTLAYIQKRKAEGVRITLTQMFAAALGRALKYDVPDLNCYIRRGKVIPRPDEMVFISVFMKETKEMDGFLIYRAGDKTVTEISEEMSKKVERTRTQGGNKATANKYLLAKIPWPFRNWLFRIIRWITRDMGIPLKFLKIEPNSFGSAMITNIGTHGLQFGFAALFPASNIPIVIIMGKYEDKPVVRDGEIVIRKILPVAGTFDHRIVDGSQGGRLASAIAKYFADPEGLDKR